TGGTTTCAGGaacatcatcttctttcaaTGGGAAAGGAATAGTCAAATCACTtaaagcaacaacaatttcagGAGCAACAGTGAAATTCTTTTTACCACCTTGTTTTTTGCCACCTTTACCCTTTCTTTTGGTTCCAGTAAAGAAATCATCTTGTTCCTTTTTGACAACAACTAAATCCTCAGGGAATTCAATGACTCTAGCTTGGTTCTTGGTAGTTGATGGAATTGATGATCCATTGGTTGAAGATGCTGATGGGGCTTTGTTGGTGGCTGGTTTGACATAAGATGGGTCAAAGTAAGACAACAAGTTGTGAATAGAGTTGATTTCTTCAGTGAATGCAGGGATTGAAGCATCAGCCAATTCTTGTTCTGCtctttgttttaatttAGCTTGTTTCCTTTCAGCTTGTTGAGCTTTGTATTCTTCATCTCTCTTTTgtctttcttcttccatttgttttttgaaattttcaaatttagcATCAAAATCACTTCTTAATTTTCTAATTTCATCATACTTGGCATCTTTTTGCTTTTTAATTTCTGATCTTTGATCATAaatcttgtttcttttaGAAATAACTGATTTATTAGATTCATtaatttcatccaatttcttttgaatggtttcaaattgagcTTGAACTTCTTTATTATGAGTTCCagccaatttcttcttcaactcaGCAATTTTTTCCTtgtcttgatcaattgaagcttgtattttctcaattgaacCAAAATCTTTACGTAATTTACGTAAAGCACTCATTTCTTTAACAAATCTTCTTTCATCagccaatttcaaatttccaGCATCAATAGCCTTATCCAAGGAGTCAATCCTAGCGTCAATTTCAGCAACACTCTTGAAGTTGTTCTTCGaggtttgttgttgaatttcagcaatcttcttcttcattgaaCCATCAATGgctttgatttgatcattgatgttgtttcTTTCATTCTTGGCAGATGATTGCTTAGAaatcaaagatttcaattcagcttgcaatttgtttctttcaTCCATAACtttttggtcaatttgtaatttttgaatttgagcattcaattcattattAGTTAAATCCAACTTTTTGATctcctttttcaaagcttcaacttcttcctTCATAGCTTTATCATCAGGAcgtttgatgaattttcTTTGACTGGAAGAAGTGGctttggaattggtggAGGAAGCAGTGGTGGCGGAAGAATCAGCAGACATTGTATTAGGGGAAAACCAAATGGGGAGGGGAAAGATCAGATTTCAATTGGGGAAGTCAATGACCAGTTAGAGTCTAGGTagtattctttttttttttttcacagtaaagtaaaaaaataaGTTAAACCTAATGGTATCAGCAGTGCTTTCGAGAGATATGTTCTGTAGATATTAAAACTCTCTTACGTGGAAATTACAGAATcggttgttgaaaaattttgaaagaaaaaaaaataaaaaattacaagattAAGGCagtactgcatataatcaattgattgacagatcaaaatatttcaatgtGCGGCTCAAGGGTTCTCTTCTTCCCAGAATTTGGACTTGCCTTAGTGGCCAACAACACATTACATGGGAGTTTTTGAACTCGAGCTGCAATTAAAGAATTCTAATGCAATCCACTATTTGTTAATGTGGCAAGAGTCGCCACCGGGCTTTTTAAAGGCAGAGAaagtttgatgaaaaagtaGGGGAGTGGTATACCCATTATAACTCCAGGGTGAATTTATTACTTTAATGAATGTTATACAATGAAGAAACCTTTGttttttcattgtcattCGTAAAGTAAATCTAGCAAATGTCTATGTGTTGGTTTATATGTATTGAGAATTTGGTCTCCTTCGTGGTACAGTAAGCCGCGTCTGTCGTATAAAAATATTCACAAGTACTAAACGAGAGATATGACGCTACCAtataataaacaaaatttaattttattaaagaaattctttttcatcatcatcatcatcagcataACTAAATACCTTTAGTCCATCAAAAAATCTCAATACCGTACTACATCACATCTGTATAATATCCGCGATAGATTAATCACCTTTCTACAACTTAAATACGTATTCATAACTATTTTCACTTTGATTCATTTATGCACTTTCAATCTAATACCATgccatcatcatcagattACGCCAAATTGGTAGCTAGTCTTTCACCCGAGGacattttacaaaaatggTCTGAGATTACGCcattaaagaaaatttcAGGTATTCCAAGATCAGCAGGATCTGATTCTTCAAACACTGCTAGTCAAGATTCAGACTTATTTAATGGTCatgatgaagaacaaaTTAGACTCATGGAAGAAttgtgtattgttttgGATTATAATGATAAACCACTTGGTGCGGGAACTAAGAAATTATGTCATATAATGGATAATATCAATCAAGGTTTATTACATCGTGCATTTTCtgtttttttatttaatgAAGATGGTAAACTTTTATTACAACAACGTGCTGATGAAAAAATTACTTTTCCTGCCATGTGGACAAATACTTGTTGTTCCCATCCATTATGTGTACCTAGTGAATTGGGTATAAGTCCTACATCCAATGATGTTAATGATTTGGCAACCGCCGTTGAAGGTGCCAAAATTGCAGcacaaagaaaattggaTCATGAATTGGGAATTCCTTTACTGGACGTTCccattgaaaatttcactTATTTGACAAGAATTCATTATAAAGCTCCAAGTGGTGATGAACGAAGTCCATGGGGTGAGCATGAAATTGACTAcatattgattttgaagacCAAGAATGACATAACATTGAATGCTAATTATAATGAAGTTAAGGATTACAAGTACGTAAGTGCTGAAGAATTGAACCAAATGTTTGAAGATAATACTTTGGTTTTCACTCCAtggttcaaattgatttgcaagacttttttgtttaaatgGTGGTCTAATTTAGATAATTTGTCACAATTTAAGGATGATGATATCCACCGCTTGCTATAAAGAGCCGACGCTGTCTATCTATGGCATGTACTGCGTCTCCCCATATAGCTCAAGTAGCCTGTAGCAACGACTTAAATAGATATAAATATGCATATTCAATGGGTGTAGTTCAACTTAACGGAGTCAATTTAGTTCCTCCTCAATTTGACTTCTTAATCCTGCACCTAAGCGTCTTCCCaaaattctttgaaaatcttAATCATGAGACCAGACTGGATTCACAGCACTCCGAAGCTACCACAACTATCACCAATAAGATCTACTCACCTATATAGCGCCCGCATCAACATGATAGCAAGAAATATTCCGAAAGTTACAAACTCACTCCTCAAAACTCAATCTGTCAGGTTACTAGCCACAGATGCTTCACCATCGGTTACaaccaccacaaccacaaccaccacaaccacTACAATCACACCCAACACAATCTCTTCCACGAAGGAGACAACCACAGTAAAACAGCCAAGAAGGAAGCGTACTTTTTTCACTGACAAATTAAACACAGGCCcatcatttgatgattttgttaGTGGTAAAGCTAAAGATATGCTTGAAGACCCATTAGAATTGGCAAGAAAAGATCCCAACGCAAAATTGCCAAGCTGGTTGAAAGTGCCTATTCCTAAGGGCAAATCCTTCCATAATGTGAAGAAAGATGTTcgtgaattgaaattatcaactgTGTGTGAAGAAGCCAAGTGTCCAAATATAGGTGAATGTTGGGGTGGTAAGAAATCAGAAGCTACAGCAACAATTATGTTATTGGGAGATACCTGTACTCGAGGATGTAGATTTTGTTCAGTGAAAACAAGTCGAGCACCAGGAAAACCAGATCCAATGGAACCTGAAAATACTGCTGAGGCTATTAGTCGATGGGGATTAGGGTATGTTGTGTTGACTACTGTGGATAGagatgatttgattgacgGTGGTGCTCACCATTTGAGGGAAACAGTTGAAAagataaaattgaaagcaCCACAAATATTGGTTGAAGTTTTGGGAGGTGATTTCAGAGgtgatttggaaatggtTAAAGTATTGGCTGGTTCCGGATTGGATGTGTATGCTCACAATATGGAGACGGTTGAAGCTTTAACGCCACATATTAGAGATAGAAGAGCTAcatatcaacaatcattAGCTGTATTGAGGACAGCAAAGGAAACAAAACCATCGTTAATCACAAAGACATCGTTAATGTTGGGATTTGGAGAAACCGATGAACAAATTATGGCAACTTTGAGAGATTTACGCGAGATTGGTTGTGATGTGGTGACATTTGGTCAATATATGAGACCCACAAAGAGACATATGAAGGTAGTTGAATACGTAACACCAGagaaatttgattattggAGAGATGTTGCTTTGGATATGGGCTTCCTTTATGTTGCTAGTGGTCCATTGGTTAGATCCTCATACAAGGCTGGTGAAGCATTTATTGAGaatgtattgaaaaagagaagacATAATGTTGGTGAAGCTCCAAGGATGTTACAGGAAGTGAAACCAAGTATCTTTCGTAGATCTTAGGAAATAAAGTGGGGTAGACAGTATATATTGATTCTATTAAAAGGAGTTTTGTATATTTATGTTGCACAATAAAACGCGAAATCCTATTGTCTTGTGTGTGTCgcaatttttgaaatt
The Candida orthopsilosis Co 90-125, chromosome 5 draft sequence genome window above contains:
- a CDS encoding Bfr1 protein (involved in the maintenance of normal), encoding MSADSSATTASSTNSKATSSSQRKFIKRPDDKAMKEEVEALKKEIKKLDLTNNELNAQIQKLQIDQKVMDERNKLQAELKSLISKQSSAKNERNNINDQIKAIDGSMKKKIAEIQQQTSKNNFKSVAEIDARIDSLDKAIDAGNLKLADERRFVKEMSALRKLRKDFGSIEKIQASIDQDKEKIAELKKKLAGTHNKEVQAQFETIQKKLDEINESNKSVISKRNKIYDQRSEIKKQKDAKYDEIRKLRSDFDAKFENFKKQMEEERQKRDEEYKAQQAERKQAKLKQRAEQELADASIPAFTEEINSIHNLLSYFDPSYVKPATNKAPSASSTNGSSIPSTTKNQARVIEFPEDLVVVKKEQDDFFTGTKRKGKGGKKQGGKKNFTVAPEIVVALSDLTIPFPLKEDDVPETIKTLKETLDALQEKQEEQTKVNIERAKAKIAKFKEEDFEVDEEEDDEE
- a CDS encoding Idi1 protein (S. cerevisiae homolog IDI1 has isopentenyl-diphosphate delta-isomerase activity, has role in farnesyl diphosphate biosynthetic process and localizes to cytoplasm, nucleus) encodes the protein MHFQSNTMPSSSDYAKLVASLSPEDILQKWSEITPLKKISGIPRSAGSDSSNTASQDSDLFNGHDEEQIRLMEELCIVLDYNDKPLGAGTKKLCHIMDNINQGLLHRAFSVFLFNEDGKLLLQQRADEKITFPAMWTNTCCSHPLCVPSELGISPTSNDVNDLATAVEGAKIAAQRKLDHELGIPLSDVPIENFTYLTRIHYKAPSGDERSPWGEHEIDYILILKTKNDITLNANYNEVKDYKYVSAEELNQMFEDNTLVFTPWFKLICKTFLFKWWSNLDNLSQFKDDDIHRLL
- a CDS encoding Lab5 protein (S. cerevisiae homolog LIP5 has role in protein lipoylation and localizes to mitochondrion); the encoded protein is MRPDWIHSTPKLPQLSPIRSTHLYSARINMIARNIPKVTNSLLKTQSVRLLATDASPSVTTTTTTTTTTTTITPNTISSTKETTTVKQPRRKRTFFTDKLNTGPSFDDFVSGKAKDMLEDPLELARKDPNAKLPSWLKVPIPKGKSFHNVKKDVRELKLSTVCEEAKCPNIGECWGGKKSEATATIMLLGDTCTRGCRFCSVKTSRAPGKPDPMEPENTAEAISRWGLGYVVLTTVDRDDLIDGGAHHLRETVEKIKLKAPQILVEVLGGDFRGDLEMVKVLAGSGLDVYAHNMETVEALTPHIRDRRATYQQSLAVLRTAKETKPSLITKTSLMLGFGETDEQIMATLRDLREIGCDVVTFGQYMRPTKRHMKVVEYVTPEKFDYWRDVALDMGFLYVASGPLVRSSYKAGEAFIENVLKKRRHNVGEAPRMLQEVKPSIFRRS